The DNA segment CTGGATTTGATCAACGATATTCTCGATGTGGCAAAAATTGAAGCCGGACAGATCAAACTGGATTGCACCACAATTTCAGTAGCTAATCTGTGTGAATCCAGTCTGGTGTTTATCAAACAGCAGGCATTGCAAAAACGGATTCAGGTGGAAATCAAAATTCCCTTCAATTTACCTGACTTGTTCGTCGATGAACGCCGGATTCGTCAGGTGTTAATTAACCTGCTCAACAATGCGGTCAAATTCACGCCTGAGGCAGGACGCATTTCCCTAGAAGTTACTCAACTTTCCCCCGATATATCCACTGTGCAGAACTTCCTGCAAATTGCCGTGATCGATACAGGCATCGGCATTATGCAAGAGAATATCAACAAGCTATTTCAGCCCTTCATCCAAATCGATAGCGCTTTAAATCGTCAATATGAGGGTACAGGGTTGGGACTGGCATTGGTGAAGAAAATTGTCGAACTCCACGGTGGTAGGGTGGGCTTAACTAGTGAACTAGGTATAGGCAGCTGCTTCACGATTGAACTACCTTGTATTCCCAGTACTCCCGCATCACCGGACTTGATTCGAGATTTATTAACTACCCCTACTCCAGAACTGGACTCCCCCACTGCTGATGAAGCCGTAAGCCTTGCCCCTGTGATATTGCTAGCAGAAGATAATAAAGCCAATATCAAAACATTTTCTAGCTACCTCAGCGCCAAAGGCTATGACATTTTGTTGGCAACAAATGGTCAACAAGCCATAGAACTGGCCACAATTCACCAGCCCGACTTGATTTTGATGGATATCCAAATGCCGGGAATCGACGGTCTAGAGGCAATCCGACAGATTCGCCTTGATCCTCAGTTAGTGAATATTCCCATTGTGGCACTCACGGCGCTGGCAATGACTGGCGATCGCGATCGCTGTTTACAAGCCGGAGCCAATGACTACCTAACTAAACCCGTGAAGCTCAAGCAACTGGCGACCACTATTCAACAGCTTTTAATTACAACAAAAAAATGAATCTGCCCTCTATTCTCGTAATTGACGATCTCCCAGATAACTTTGATGTTATTGAAACCCTCTTAAGTGAGCAAGACTATACACTACATTATGTTGCTAGTGGTCAAGAGGCGATCGCCTCCCTCAACTTATTTCAGCCAGACCTGATTTTGCTAGATGTGATGATGCCGGGAATGGATGGGATAGAAGTGTGCCAGCGAATTAAAGCCATGCCCCAATGGCAGCCAGTGCCAATCATTATGGTAACAGCCCTCACCGCCAAAGAAGACCTTGCACGCTGCTTACAATCAGGTGCCGATGACTTCATTAGTAAACCTATCAATGCTCTGGAACTGAGGGCGCGCCTGCATTCCATGCTGAGGATTAAGCAACAGTATGACAAAATCCAAACTTTATCAAATCTCCAAACCAGCACCATCAAAGTCTTGGAAAGCACACTTGATGAACTGCGCGGCAATTTAGCTGCTACTTTACCCCATGAACTCAATACACCACTAAATGGTATCGTTGGAAGCATCAGCATACTCATGGCAAATATTGAGAACATGGACACTGCTGAAATCCAGGAACTTTTAGGCTGGGTAGATTTATCTGCCCGTAACCTAGAAAGATTAATCAAACAATTGCTGACCTATTTAGAACTGGAATTATCAACAAACCAACAGCAAAACATTGCATCTGAGTCAACCCACTTTTCCATAGCAGCAATTGAAGCAATTTTGCAATCTCATGCTCCCAGTGTTAATCGCCGCGACGATCTCATGTTTGCAATTGAGGAAGCTGAGGTGTCAATCTCGGCTCGATATCTAACGATTATCATCCATGAATTAGTTGATAATGCGCTCAAATTTTCCCGGAGAGGGACAACCATTAAAATCAGTAGTCAGATAGTAGCAGGAATGTTAAATGTCTACATTCATGATTTCGGACGGGGGATGACAGCAGAACAGATATCTAAAATCGGCGCTTTTATGCAGTTTGAACGCAAAACTTATGAACAGCAAGGTATAGGCATGGGCTTAAAGCTTGCCAAACAAACCGTCGAAAGTTATGGGGGATTATTCTCAATTTCCAGTGTCTATCAACAGGAAACAACGGTACACATTGCCTTACCCATTGCCTATTCTAGACACTCAAGTTGGTGATCAACTAATGCGATTCCATAGGGCTTGTAGGTTCTCGACGTTAACGGTGAACCAGTTGGCTGAATACCAAGTTTTCTCACTATGAAGACAAACATCAATCAACTTGAAATTATCCCTCAAGTTGATTGATGTTTGTCTGATTGCTCACGATAAGAAAAGAGTGACATCACTCCGACCTAAAGGTACGGAGCTTCTAAGAATTCTTCTGAATTCACCCCAACGCCGCAGTCCAAAATAAGCTAAAATGCAAGCAGATTAAGCATTTCGCCCTCATTAATCCCCCATGTTAGAGACTCTGCAAACCCAAATTTACCAGCTAGAAAAATTTGCTAACACCCTTGTCTCTTACCAACTGACACACCTGAGTTTGCTGAGTATTGGGATCATTTTTGCCGCAGGGTTACTCACTAGCCTCACACCCTGTATGCTTTCCATGCTGCCAATTACTATTGGCTACATCGGTGGTTACGAAGCCAAAAGTCGTTGGCAAGCAGCAGCCCAATCAACTTGGTTTGCCTTGGGATTGGCGACTACCCTAGCAGGACTAGGCGTGGCGGCTGCAATGGTTGGCAAAGTCTACGGTCAGATAGGTATTGGTTTACCGATTATTGTCAGTATCATTGCTATCTTAATGGGGCTAAACTTACTAGAAGCCTTACCTCTGCAACTGCCATCTTTTGGCGATACTAATTGGATTTCCCAAGACTTGCCTCCAGGGGTGCGTTCCTACGGTATTGGGTTAACTTTCGGCTTGGTCGCCTCCCCCTGTAGTACTCCTGTGTTAGCCAGTCTACTGGGTTGGGTAGCCAACACGCAAGATTTAATTTTAGGCGCCGTTTTGTTGATTTCCTATACAGCAGGCTATGTAACCCCCTTGATTTTGGCGGGTACTTTCACAGCATCAATTAAAAAGTTGCTGGAATTGCGGCGTTGGTCTGGTTGGATAAATCCAGTTAGCGGTGCATTATTGGTAGGATTTGGCGTATTTTCTCTAATTTCTCGGATTCCTCTAGGCAGTTTTTAAGCAATGACTACAGACAATTCAGCCCCCACAGCATCCCCTTGGTGGTCACTACCAGGAAAATTTTTGCGGCGAGAGTTTTTACCTGTACTGACAGATTTACGTTTAGCGATCGCTCTATTATTAATCATTGCTCTCTTCAGTATCTCTGGTACTGTGATTGAGCAAGGGCAATCACCAGCATTTTATCAATCTAACTACCCAGAACACCCCGCCTTATTCGGTTTCCTCACTTGGAAGGTGATCCAAGTGGTGGGGTTAGATCATGTTTATCGGACTTGGTGGTTTCTCTCCTTATTAGTTTTATTCGGGACTAGTCTGACCGCTTGTACTTTTACCCGTCAGTTACCAGCCTTAAAAACTGCCCAACGCTGGAAGTATTACGAAGAACCACGCCAATTTCAAAAACTCGCTTTAAGTGCAGAACTAGACGCTGGTTCTGTCAATTCCTTAAGCCAAATATTACAAAATCGCCGTTATAAAATTTTTCAAGAAAAAGACGATATTCTCTACGCTCGTAAGGGAATAGTCGGGCGCATCGGCCCTATCATTGTGCATATAGGTATCGTCACCATCCTCTTGGGGTCAATTTGGGGCGCAATGACAGGATTTATTGCCCAAGAAATGGTTCCCAGTGGCGAAACCTTCCAGGTAAAAAATATTATCGATGCAGGACCATTAGCAGCCGGACAATTTCCCCAAGACTGGTCTGTACGTGTTAATCGTTTTTGGATTGACTACACTCCTAAAGGTGGAATTGACCAATTTTACTCAGATATGTCTGTCTTAGATAATCAGGGACAGGAAGTTGACCACAAAAAGATTTTCGTCAACCAACCTCTGCGTTATCATGGCGTAACTTTCTACCAAACTGATTGGGGTATTTCTGGTGTTCGTGTCCGCCTCAACAAAAGCCCCATCTTTCAGCTACCAATGGCACTTTTGAATACTAACGGACAAGGGCGGATTTGGGGAACATGGATTCCGACAAAACCAGATTTGAGTGAGGGCGTTTCCCTGTTAGCGAAAGACTTGCAAGGTATGGTGTTAATCTATGATGCCCAGGGTAAGCTAGTTGATACTGTACGTGCAGGGATGTCTACTCAAGTAAATGGTGTGACACTCAAAGTTTTAGATGTAGTTGGTAGTACTGGCTTACAAATTAAAGCCGACCCTGGTATTCCCATTGTTTACACTGGCTTTGGTATCCTGATGCTGGGTGTAGTGATGAGTTACTTTTCTCACTCACAAATTTGGGCGTTACAAAAAGGCGATCGCTTATATGTTGGTGGTAAAACCAATCGCGCTCAAGTGGCTTTTGAACAAGAAGTTCTGGATATTTTAGAACGCTTGAATTCACAATCGGCGACAGTCATTAATCAGCAGTCCTAAATGTGATGGGGAAGGAGGTAATTATTATTCTTTCCCCATTTCTTCCATCTCTGATACAACCTGCATAAATTATACTCAGCTTAGGCGACACCGTAATCTGTATACTGACGTTTATAAGGAGCTTGCAAACCCAGGACAATATCTTCCCGTGGTACTCCCATCATCACTAATTCCTCTGCTGGATTGCGATCAGTTAAATTCTGTTGTAGCCATATTTTTCCATCTTTAATATCAAAATGAATCACGCATCGATAAATACGATTCAATCCTTGCCAACCTACATTCATCCATTGATAATGATTACGTTCTGTGTCTAAAATTAGTTGAACTTCAACATCTTGGTCTGAGACATCATCACTGGCGTAGTTAGTCAACAATGTTTTAACTAATTCTTGATATTTTACTAATTTATCCATTGTACAATAGCCTCCTTTTCCGGATCATAAATAATTAACAACACCTGATACTGTATTAGTTTTTATCGTCAATAGACCTTTCAAAGTGGTATCGATATTTTAGTCTAGAAAATACTGTATCCATGTGGCAACGAGTAATTCTTTTAACTAATGCAATACTGAGTTACATAGAGAAGATCGAAAATTTTGTTGCCGGAATTGATGCTTTTATTAGCCACCTTGAAAGTGCTGAGTCGCCATTTCCTCCTGTTGTGTGCAGTTCATGATGCGTATTTACTTTATTACGTGAGATTAAGGGAAATATAAAAAAATATTAATAGCCATATAGTTATACAATCATTAATAGTTAAATGATTTTGGGGCTAAAAATAGTCTGGATCTATCTGGGCAGTGGTAATTGCCGGACAGATTAATGCACAGCCTCTCTAAACCTAGAATAACAATCTTCACAACTCTGGTAGCCATCCAAAGTTGATGAATGTGACTGCCTAAAAATCTGGCGTTTGAATAACAAGGAAGCAAAAATGAGTAGCAATCTAGCTGTTAAACTGCGCGCTGGCACTCAAAAAGCTCACACAGCAGCAGAAAACGTGGGATTCATGAAATGTTTTTTGAAAGGCGTTGTCGATAGAGAAAGCTTCGCCAAATTTTTAAGCAACTTGTATTTCGTCTACAGTGAATTAGAAGCAGCGATTCAAAGCCATGCCAACAATCCGGCGATCGCCCCGATTTACTTCCCAGAACTGAATCGCCTAGCCTCTTTAGAAAAAGACATGGTATTTTACTATGGTAGTGAATGGCGTAGCCTCATCGCCCCCTCAGCTAGCGCTCAAGCTTATATCAAGCATATTCGAGAGCTTTCTGCCACTGCACCCGCTTTATTAATTGGTCATACCTACACCCGCTACATGGGCGACCTTTCTGGCGGTCAGATGTTGCAAAAAATTGCTCAGTCAACCTTAAAGCTCTCTGGCTACGAGGGTACATCCTTCTATAACTTTGAGCAAATCCCTGACAAAAAAGCCTTCAAAGACCAGTATCGTCAGGCATTGGACTCTGTACCCGTTGACGATGCCACAGCAGATAGAATTGTTGCAGAAGCCAATAGCGCTTTCCAGTTCAATATGCAAATGGCTACAGACCTAGAAGGTAATTTAATTAAAGCTCTCGGTCAAGTAGTATT comes from the Nostoc sp. PCC 7120 = FACHB-418 genome and includes:
- a CDS encoding cytochrome c biogenesis protein, which gives rise to MTTDNSAPTASPWWSLPGKFLRREFLPVLTDLRLAIALLLIIALFSISGTVIEQGQSPAFYQSNYPEHPALFGFLTWKVIQVVGLDHVYRTWWFLSLLVLFGTSLTACTFTRQLPALKTAQRWKYYEEPRQFQKLALSAELDAGSVNSLSQILQNRRYKIFQEKDDILYARKGIVGRIGPIIVHIGIVTILLGSIWGAMTGFIAQEMVPSGETFQVKNIIDAGPLAAGQFPQDWSVRVNRFWIDYTPKGGIDQFYSDMSVLDNQGQEVDHKKIFVNQPLRYHGVTFYQTDWGISGVRVRLNKSPIFQLPMALLNTNGQGRIWGTWIPTKPDLSEGVSLLAKDLQGMVLIYDAQGKLVDTVRAGMSTQVNGVTLKVLDVVGSTGLQIKADPGIPIVYTGFGILMLGVVMSYFSHSQIWALQKGDRLYVGGKTNRAQVAFEQEVLDILERLNSQSATVINQQS
- a CDS encoding cytochrome c biogenesis protein CcdA, whose translation is MLETLQTQIYQLEKFANTLVSYQLTHLSLLSIGIIFAAGLLTSLTPCMLSMLPITIGYIGGYEAKSRWQAAAQSTWFALGLATTLAGLGVAAAMVGKVYGQIGIGLPIIVSIIAILMGLNLLEALPLQLPSFGDTNWISQDLPPGVRSYGIGLTFGLVASPCSTPVLASLLGWVANTQDLILGAVLLISYTAGYVTPLILAGTFTASIKKLLELRRWSGWINPVSGALLVGFGVFSLISRIPLGSF
- a CDS encoding heme oxygenase (biliverdin-producing) gives rise to the protein MSSNLAVKLRAGTQKAHTAAENVGFMKCFLKGVVDRESFAKFLSNLYFVYSELEAAIQSHANNPAIAPIYFPELNRLASLEKDMVFYYGSEWRSLIAPSASAQAYIKHIRELSATAPALLIGHTYTRYMGDLSGGQMLQKIAQSTLKLSGYEGTSFYNFEQIPDKKAFKDQYRQALDSVPVDDATADRIVAEANSAFQFNMQMATDLEGNLIKALGQVVFNSLTSTLNPGSTEAAAS
- a CDS encoding hybrid sensor histidine kinase/response regulator — protein: MNLPSILVIDDLPDNFDVIETLLSEQDYTLHYVASGQEAIASLNLFQPDLILLDVMMPGMDGIEVCQRIKAMPQWQPVPIIMVTALTAKEDLARCLQSGADDFISKPINALELRARLHSMLRIKQQYDKIQTLSNLQTSTIKVLESTLDELRGNLAATLPHELNTPLNGIVGSISILMANIENMDTAEIQELLGWVDLSARNLERLIKQLLTYLELELSTNQQQNIASESTHFSIAAIEAILQSHAPSVNRRDDLMFAIEEAEVSISARYLTIIIHELVDNALKFSRRGTTIKISSQIVAGMLNVYIHDFGRGMTAEQISKIGAFMQFERKTYEQQGIGMGLKLAKQTVESYGGLFSISSVYQQETTVHIALPIAYSRHSSW
- a CDS encoding XisI protein — encoded protein: MDKLVKYQELVKTLLTNYASDDVSDQDVEVQLILDTERNHYQWMNVGWQGLNRIYRCVIHFDIKDGKIWLQQNLTDRNPAEELVMMGVPREDIVLGLQAPYKRQYTDYGVA